Proteins from a genomic interval of Amycolatopsis sp. cg13:
- a CDS encoding pyridoxamine 5'-phosphate oxidase family protein, with amino-acid sequence MTATLEQLRALTVEENGLATVATTRADGTVHASVVNAGILNDPVTGKPSVGFVAVGGAHKLALLRRNGHATVTFRRGWRWLSVTGPVRLIGPDDPDPSFPADDLPPLLREVFRAATGTHDDWAEYDRVMAAERRAAVFVEVVRIIGNG; translated from the coding sequence ATGACGGCAACCCTGGAACAGCTCCGCGCGCTGACGGTGGAGGAAAACGGCCTCGCCACCGTGGCCACGACTCGCGCCGACGGCACCGTGCACGCCTCCGTGGTGAACGCGGGCATCCTGAACGACCCGGTGACCGGCAAGCCGAGCGTCGGCTTCGTCGCCGTCGGCGGCGCGCACAAGCTCGCGCTGCTGCGCCGCAACGGCCACGCGACCGTCACGTTCCGCCGCGGCTGGCGCTGGCTCTCGGTGACCGGCCCGGTCCGCCTGATCGGCCCGGACGACCCCGACCCGTCCTTCCCGGCCGACGACCTCCCGCCCCTGCTGCGCGAGGTGTTCCGCGCCGCCACCGGAACCCACGACGACTGGGCGGAGTACGACCGGGTGATGGCCGCCGAACGCCGAGCCGCGGTGTTCGTGGAGGTGGTCAGGATCATCGGCAACGGCTGA
- a CDS encoding nitronate monooxygenase — protein MFDDLEFPVIVAPMAGGPTTPQLVGAVTDAGGFGFLAAGYLSAETLDARIAHTADLTGGRFGVNLFVPGGRSVADLAAHRERLLAEAVRYGVELGDPVWDDDEYPAKLDLVVRHRVPLVSFTFGAPTSAEVQRIHEAGGKVAVTVTNPEEADLAAARGADALVVQGFEAGGHRGLFTDDPGNPAGGEEYGLLALLRLLGARTSLPLIAAGGLVNGADVAAVLAAGASAAQLGTAFLLATEAGTGETQRRALAEAGRATAFTRAFSGRPARGMVNRVLSDLSADAPAAYPQLHHLSKPVRAAAGKAGDPEAMSLWAGQTYPLASDGSAASIVARLRAEAKSAAERLDRLR, from the coding sequence ATGTTCGATGATCTCGAGTTCCCGGTGATCGTGGCGCCGATGGCGGGCGGGCCGACGACGCCGCAGCTGGTCGGCGCCGTCACGGACGCGGGCGGGTTCGGTTTCCTCGCGGCGGGCTACCTCAGCGCGGAGACGCTGGACGCCCGGATCGCGCACACCGCCGACCTCACCGGCGGCCGGTTCGGCGTCAACCTGTTCGTCCCCGGCGGCCGGTCGGTGGCCGACCTCGCCGCGCACCGCGAACGGTTGCTCGCCGAAGCCGTGCGCTACGGCGTCGAACTCGGCGACCCGGTCTGGGACGACGACGAGTACCCGGCGAAACTCGACCTCGTCGTGCGCCACCGGGTTCCGCTGGTGTCGTTCACGTTCGGCGCGCCGACGTCCGCCGAGGTGCAGCGGATCCACGAGGCCGGCGGAAAGGTCGCGGTCACCGTCACGAATCCGGAGGAAGCCGACCTCGCCGCCGCGCGCGGAGCCGACGCGCTCGTCGTGCAGGGCTTCGAGGCCGGTGGCCACCGTGGCCTGTTCACCGACGACCCGGGCAACCCGGCTGGCGGCGAGGAGTACGGCCTGCTCGCGCTGCTGCGTTTGCTCGGCGCACGAACGAGCCTGCCGTTGATCGCAGCCGGTGGACTGGTCAACGGTGCCGACGTCGCGGCGGTGCTGGCTGCCGGTGCGTCGGCGGCGCAGCTGGGCACGGCCTTCCTGCTCGCGACGGAAGCCGGCACCGGCGAGACCCAGCGGCGGGCGCTCGCCGAGGCGGGCCGGGCGACGGCGTTCACGCGCGCGTTCAGCGGACGCCCGGCGCGGGGCATGGTGAACCGCGTCCTGAGCGACCTCTCCGCCGACGCGCCCGCCGCCTACCCGCAGCTGCACCACCTGAGCAAACCGGTCCGCGCGGCAGCAGGCAAAGCCGGTGACCCGGAGGCGATGTCGCTGTGGGCGGGGCAGACGTATCCGCTCGCCAGCGACGGTTCAGCGGCCTCGATCGTGGCTCGTCTCCGTGCGGAAGCGAAGTCCGCGGCGGAACGGCTCGACCGGTTGCGCTGA
- a CDS encoding amino acid permease, with translation MSAPRGPNLGSGSGIFRRKPIETIEQAGESGLQRTLGLRQLTAIGVGGIIGAGIFSLAGAVANKTAGPAVLISFLIAGIASAAAAFSYAEFAGLIPRAGSAYTYGYAVLGEIVGWFIGWDLLLEYTAIVSVVAIGISGYFNDLLGFLHVSLPHWMSGAPGTEPAGVEPGSYKINLFAVLLCLLIAFILNQGMKNAARFETLLVYLKVGLVLLVIVVGAFHIQSGNYSNFFPFGLSGAFTGAATVFFAVFGYDAMSTAAEESQDSQKHMPKAIIYSLAISMVLYVLACLVLTGMVKYTDINPEAAFSSAFAKVGLGWLGAIIAVGAIIGILTVLFTFLLGATRVGYSMSRDGLLPKWFSKTHPVRKVPSRITWILGVASALIAGVLPIGEAAELTNIGILLAFVVVCIAVIVLRYKRPDLPRTFKTPGMPVVPIIGVIFSVWLITFLKPETWLRFAIWFAIGMVIYFSYSKRHSAMERGESAGSGDGDAGGVKSTSD, from the coding sequence ATGTCAGCTCCGCGCGGCCCTAACCTGGGCTCCGGGTCCGGGATCTTCCGGCGGAAGCCGATCGAAACCATCGAGCAGGCCGGCGAAAGCGGCCTGCAGCGCACGCTCGGCTTGCGGCAGCTGACCGCGATCGGCGTCGGCGGCATCATCGGCGCCGGCATCTTCTCGCTCGCCGGCGCGGTCGCGAACAAGACCGCGGGCCCGGCCGTGCTGATCTCGTTCCTGATCGCGGGCATCGCGAGCGCCGCGGCGGCGTTCTCCTACGCCGAGTTCGCCGGCCTCATCCCGCGCGCGGGCTCGGCTTATACCTACGGGTACGCGGTGCTCGGCGAGATCGTCGGCTGGTTCATCGGCTGGGACCTGCTGCTGGAGTACACCGCGATCGTGTCCGTGGTGGCGATCGGGATTTCGGGTTACTTCAACGATTTGCTGGGTTTCCTGCACGTGTCGCTGCCGCACTGGATGTCCGGCGCCCCAGGGACGGAACCGGCGGGCGTCGAACCAGGGTCGTACAAGATCAACCTGTTCGCGGTGCTGCTCTGCCTGCTGATCGCTTTCATTCTCAACCAGGGCATGAAAAACGCGGCGCGCTTCGAAACGCTGCTGGTGTACCTGAAGGTCGGCCTGGTGCTGCTGGTGATCGTGGTCGGCGCCTTCCACATCCAGAGCGGCAACTACAGCAACTTCTTCCCGTTCGGCCTCAGCGGCGCTTTCACCGGCGCGGCAACGGTGTTCTTCGCGGTCTTCGGCTACGACGCGATGTCGACCGCGGCCGAGGAGTCGCAGGACTCGCAGAAGCACATGCCGAAGGCGATCATCTACTCGCTGGCGATCTCGATGGTGCTGTACGTGCTGGCCTGCCTGGTCCTGACCGGCATGGTGAAGTACACCGACATCAACCCGGAAGCCGCGTTCTCGAGCGCGTTCGCGAAGGTCGGCCTCGGCTGGCTGGGCGCGATCATCGCGGTCGGCGCGATCATCGGCATCCTGACGGTGCTGTTCACCTTCCTGCTGGGCGCGACCCGGGTGGGCTACTCGATGAGCCGCGACGGCCTGCTGCCGAAGTGGTTCTCGAAGACCCATCCGGTGCGCAAGGTCCCGTCGCGCATCACGTGGATCCTGGGCGTCGCGTCCGCGTTGATCGCGGGCGTGCTGCCGATCGGCGAAGCCGCGGAACTGACGAACATCGGCATCCTGCTGGCCTTCGTGGTCGTCTGCATCGCGGTGATCGTGCTGCGCTACAAGCGCCCGGACCTGCCGCGCACGTTCAAGACGCCCGGCATGCCGGTGGTGCCGATCATCGGGGTGATCTTCTCGGTCTGGCTGATCACGTTCCTGAAGCCGGAAACCTGGCTGCGCTTCGCGATCTGGTTCGCGATCGGGATGGTGATCTACTTCTCCTACAGCAAACGGCACTCCGCGATGGAACGGGGCGAGTCGGCTGGTTCTGGCGACGGGGATGCTGGCGGAGTGAAGTCCACTTCGGACTGA
- a CDS encoding alpha/beta fold hydrolase encodes MTATQRPVPAGRGGRHPSEPEPIRESFRRFAGMRTRVLEVGPPVAEAPAPKRTRRKADGKPRAPRLVLLHGYCDSADTWRPVLGELAAAGIAAIAVDLPGFGDAQPLRPGPMLPQLDAFTAAVVREQAVLGPVVLAGNSLGGTMSLRAAQNQRLPTAGVVSIAAPGFVDSWLVRTVGRNPLPLRLYSSLPLPVPGFLVRAVAEQLVPRILYADSRQADAGQVRRFTTLFPDYRATTSRLEEARQLVAELADAYRLDQIKIPLLAVACGKDKLVTAASGRKLHALVPHSRLVVREDWGHCPQLDDPAEVAELLTFFSAGAVRSAARPAPTVNDVEDDSATG; translated from the coding sequence ATGACCGCGACGCAGCGGCCAGTCCCGGCCGGCCGGGGCGGCCGGCACCCCAGCGAACCGGAGCCGATCCGGGAATCCTTCCGGCGGTTCGCCGGCATGCGCACGCGCGTGCTGGAGGTCGGGCCGCCCGTCGCCGAGGCGCCCGCACCCAAGCGCACGCGCCGCAAGGCCGACGGGAAACCCCGCGCGCCGCGCCTCGTGTTGCTCCACGGATATTGCGACAGTGCCGACACGTGGCGGCCAGTACTCGGAGAACTAGCCGCCGCGGGCATCGCCGCGATCGCTGTCGACCTTCCCGGCTTCGGCGACGCGCAGCCGCTGCGCCCCGGTCCGATGCTGCCGCAGCTCGACGCCTTCACCGCCGCGGTGGTCCGCGAGCAGGCCGTGCTCGGCCCGGTGGTGCTCGCGGGCAACTCGCTCGGCGGCACGATGAGCCTCCGCGCGGCGCAGAACCAGCGGCTGCCGACCGCGGGCGTGGTGTCGATCGCCGCGCCCGGCTTCGTCGACTCGTGGCTGGTGCGCACGGTCGGGCGCAACCCGCTGCCGCTGCGGCTGTACTCCTCGCTTCCGTTGCCGGTGCCGGGTTTCCTGGTCCGCGCGGTCGCCGAACAGCTCGTGCCGCGGATCCTCTACGCCGACTCGCGGCAAGCCGACGCGGGCCAGGTCCGGCGGTTCACCACCCTCTTTCCCGACTACCGGGCCACCACGTCGCGGCTCGAAGAGGCCCGGCAGCTTGTCGCGGAACTGGCCGACGCCTACCGCCTCGACCAGATCAAGATCCCGCTGCTCGCGGTCGCCTGCGGCAAGGACAAGCTGGTGACGGCCGCGTCCGGGCGGAAGCTGCACGCCCTGGTGCCGCACAGCAGGCTCGTCGTCCGCGAGGACTGGGGCCACTGCCCGCAGCTGGACGACCCGGCCGAGGTCGCCGAACTGCTCACCTTCTTCTCCGCCGGCGCGGTCCGCTCGGCCGCGCGCCCGGCGCCCACGGTCAACGACGTCGAGGACGACTCCGCGACCGGGTGA
- a CDS encoding zinc-binding dehydrogenase, producing MFAVYAQEPNAESPLDSLVVGERPEPEVPEGWVRVHVKAASLNMHDLWTLRGVGIKADQFPMILGCDGAGTLDDGTEVVLHSVINAPGWQGDDTLDPKRTLLTEKHQGTFADQVVVPARNAVPKPAGLSFAEGATMGTAWLTAYRMLFVKSELRPGQTMLVQGASGGVSTALIALGRAAGFRVWVTGRTEEKRALAESVGAHQTFESGARLPERVDAVFETVGKATWGHTLKSLKPGGVVVVSGSTSGPDPSADLQRVFFLQLRVLGSTMGTRDELADLLAYLDLKGIKPQIGTELPLTEAPAGFAAMAAGETAGKIVFTR from the coding sequence ATGTTCGCCGTATACGCGCAGGAACCCAACGCCGAGTCCCCGCTCGATTCGCTGGTCGTCGGCGAGCGGCCGGAACCCGAAGTGCCCGAAGGCTGGGTCCGGGTGCACGTCAAAGCCGCCAGCCTGAACATGCACGACCTGTGGACGTTGCGCGGCGTCGGCATCAAGGCCGACCAGTTCCCGATGATCCTCGGCTGCGACGGCGCGGGCACGCTCGACGACGGCACCGAGGTCGTGCTGCATTCGGTGATCAACGCGCCGGGCTGGCAGGGCGACGACACGCTCGACCCGAAGCGAACTCTGCTCACCGAGAAGCACCAGGGCACGTTCGCCGACCAGGTCGTAGTCCCCGCGCGCAACGCGGTCCCGAAGCCGGCCGGACTGAGCTTCGCCGAGGGCGCGACGATGGGCACCGCGTGGCTCACCGCGTACCGGATGCTGTTCGTGAAGTCGGAGCTGCGGCCCGGCCAGACGATGCTGGTGCAGGGCGCGTCCGGCGGGGTGTCGACCGCGCTGATCGCGCTCGGCCGCGCGGCCGGGTTCCGCGTCTGGGTCACCGGGCGCACCGAAGAGAAGCGCGCGCTGGCCGAGAGCGTTGGCGCGCACCAGACGTTCGAGTCCGGCGCGCGGCTGCCCGAGCGGGTCGACGCGGTGTTCGAGACCGTCGGCAAGGCCACCTGGGGGCACACGCTCAAGTCGCTGAAGCCGGGCGGCGTGGTCGTGGTGTCCGGTTCGACCAGCGGCCCCGACCCGTCGGCCGACCTGCAGCGGGTTTTCTTCCTGCAGCTGCGAGTCCTCGGCTCGACCATGGGCACCCGCGACGAGCTGGCCGACCTGCTCGCCTACCTCGATCTGAAGGGCATCAAGCCGCAGATCGGCACGGAGCTCCCCCTTACGGAGGCCCCCGCGGGATTCGCCGCGATGGCCGCCGGCGAGACCGCGGGGAAGATCGTTTTCACTCGCTGA
- a CDS encoding ribonuclease domain-containing protein, translating into MVNRRRITAALVGLLVLVLGGWLVKETAGSSDSPAPSSSSSAPAAASGKVPGADSKLPVKPLSSLPSQAKDTWTLIQKGGPYPYPRNDDVVFQNREKRLPAEKNGYYHEYTVKTPGSPDRGARRLITGAGKELYYTGDHYASFVVVDPAR; encoded by the coding sequence ATGGTCAACCGTAGGCGGATCACCGCTGCGCTCGTCGGTCTCCTCGTGCTGGTGCTCGGCGGATGGCTCGTCAAGGAAACCGCCGGCTCCTCGGATTCGCCGGCGCCGTCGTCCTCGTCGAGCGCTCCCGCCGCCGCTTCCGGGAAGGTGCCGGGAGCGGACTCGAAGCTGCCGGTCAAACCGTTGTCCTCGCTGCCTTCGCAGGCGAAAGACACCTGGACACTGATCCAAAAGGGCGGGCCCTATCCGTATCCGCGCAATGACGACGTCGTCTTCCAGAACCGGGAGAAAAGGCTTCCCGCGGAGAAGAACGGCTATTACCACGAATACACCGTGAAAACGCCGGGGAGCCCGGACCGAGGGGCCCGCCGGTTGATCACAGGGGCGGGGAAAGAGTTGTATTACACAGGCGATCATTACGCGTCGTTCGTCGTTGTGGACCCCGCGCGGTGA
- a CDS encoding barstar family protein, with protein sequence MTGETAQAAADAAFARGAYPHRVDGARALDKLSALDAIGEALSFPSYFGRNLDALYDMLTDLSWLPTGEHVLIWAGSDGLKAAEPKAYLAVRSVLSDAQRAMGSGDRRLTLVLVDA encoded by the coding sequence GTGACCGGCGAGACGGCGCAGGCCGCGGCGGACGCGGCTTTCGCGCGCGGGGCTTATCCGCATCGGGTCGACGGGGCGCGGGCTCTGGACAAACTGTCGGCGTTGGACGCGATCGGCGAGGCGCTGTCTTTTCCGTCTTATTTCGGGCGGAATCTGGACGCGCTGTACGACATGCTCACGGATTTGTCGTGGCTGCCGACCGGCGAGCACGTGCTGATCTGGGCCGGGTCGGACGGACTGAAAGCCGCCGAGCCCAAGGCTTATCTGGCGGTGCGAAGCGTCTTGTCGGACGCGCAGCGGGCGATGGGCTCCGGTGACCGGCGGCTGACCTTGGTGCTGGTGGACGCTTGA
- a CDS encoding enoyl-CoA hydratase-related protein, giving the protein MADELVHYEVAAGIATITLDSPHNRNALSAQLRRELSESLTKAREDDSVRVVQLTHTGPVFCAGMDLKEARGAGSSDQGVNEFPQILDQLWTSPKPVVARLAGPARAGGIGMVAACDIAVAVPEATFAFSEVRIGVIPAVISLTVLPRLNARAAHELFLTGDVFDAKRAVEIGLLNACVPAEDLDKTVEGYLKSLTLGGPKALAATKELLARPRPATPAEGFADMNALSAGFFASAEGQEGIQAFAQKRKPNWVPQD; this is encoded by the coding sequence ATGGCTGACGAACTGGTGCACTACGAGGTGGCGGCCGGCATCGCCACGATCACCCTGGACTCCCCGCACAACCGCAACGCGCTGTCGGCGCAGCTGCGGCGGGAACTGAGCGAGTCGCTGACCAAGGCCCGCGAGGACGACTCGGTGCGCGTGGTGCAACTGACCCACACCGGCCCGGTCTTCTGCGCCGGCATGGACTTGAAGGAAGCCCGCGGCGCCGGTTCCTCCGACCAGGGCGTGAACGAGTTCCCGCAGATCCTGGACCAGCTGTGGACGAGCCCGAAGCCGGTCGTCGCCCGGCTGGCCGGCCCGGCTCGCGCGGGCGGCATCGGCATGGTCGCCGCGTGCGACATCGCGGTCGCGGTCCCGGAAGCGACCTTCGCCTTCTCGGAAGTCCGCATCGGCGTCATCCCGGCGGTCATCAGCCTGACGGTCCTCCCCCGGCTGAACGCCCGTGCCGCGCACGAACTGTTCCTGACCGGCGACGTCTTCGACGCGAAGCGCGCGGTGGAGATCGGCCTGCTGAACGCCTGCGTCCCCGCCGAGGACCTGGACAAGACCGTCGAGGGCTACCTCAAGTCGCTGACCCTTGGCGGCCCGAAAGCGTTGGCCGCCACCAAGGAACTGCTGGCCCGCCCGCGTCCGGCCACTCCGGCCGAAGGCTTCGCGGACATGAACGCCCTCTCGGCGGGATTCTTCGCCAGCGCGGAAGGCCAGGAAGGGATCCAGGCTTTCGCCCAGAAGCGCAAGCCGAACTGGGTGCCGCAGGACTGA
- a CDS encoding ArsR/SmtB family transcription factor — translation MAEPRPADLKALKALANPLRQRILEALAASGPATSTTLAERLGVTSGGTSYNLRVLAENGFVEELPERARGRERWWRVADYDLRLPPADERDDPAKAAIGELHRLWLAGDTELYERFERERPRLGEWADAIPYSRGAITVTLDELGDFFEAYLALLRRYQRPDYETPEGARRVETRMLAFPAPGGEGAVQD, via the coding sequence ATGGCAGAACCTCGCCCCGCCGATCTCAAGGCACTCAAAGCGCTCGCGAATCCGTTGCGGCAGCGGATTCTCGAGGCGCTCGCCGCCTCCGGACCGGCGACGTCGACCACGCTCGCCGAACGGCTGGGCGTGACCAGCGGCGGGACCAGTTACAACCTGCGGGTGCTGGCGGAGAACGGGTTCGTCGAGGAGCTTCCCGAACGCGCGCGCGGACGTGAACGCTGGTGGCGGGTGGCGGATTACGACCTGCGGCTGCCGCCCGCGGACGAACGCGACGACCCGGCCAAGGCGGCGATCGGCGAGCTGCACCGGCTGTGGCTCGCGGGCGACACCGAACTGTACGAACGGTTCGAGCGCGAGCGCCCGCGGCTCGGGGAATGGGCGGACGCGATTCCGTACTCGCGCGGCGCGATCACCGTGACGCTGGACGAGCTGGGGGACTTTTTCGAGGCGTATCTCGCCTTGCTGCGCCGGTATCAGCGGCCGGACTACGAGACGCCGGAGGGGGCGCGCCGGGTCGAGACGCGGATGCTCGCGTTCCCGGCGCCGGGCGGAGAGGGGGCCGTCCAGGACTGA
- a CDS encoding alpha/beta hydrolase family protein produces MLPWGKSRLAAAILALGSVLPTAQPAQAPPSADVSFTGSGGITLHGTVFRPDGPAKSAIVLQGGSDWRTRDNLRLQAEMFTRLGVTTLVYDRRTSGYSKTQRDYGVLADDLVSAVHALRSQSGAAEVGVWGVSEGAWVVPVAATRTADISYVITVGGSGWGGARQTSWYWGNVLRHQGISGSLLTTLPVQGTRFAVGAGLFPEADYDPVPVLRRLKQPILALWGDLDINHVPVESSRIFADALAGHPNHTIRFVAGGGPDLYATSDAGFDRLPRVVSGYPAVVGQWLADRQGVHVETAAFTQWPTEALRPLSWWESVWAQGIALALLLGGFAVGGVVALVRRRGTRSSRWLAGLGTATVAGFVGMLGWAQMSGMKDLGPVFVGRPLPWLAVQALAVATVVVLVVTATGLLRKPDRRRGTIAPLVAGLVFVPWAVYWGLLLP; encoded by the coding sequence ATGCTGCCCTGGGGCAAATCGCGGCTCGCCGCCGCGATCCTCGCGCTGGGCTCGGTCCTTCCGACCGCCCAGCCGGCACAAGCACCACCGTCCGCCGACGTCAGCTTCACCGGCTCGGGCGGAATCACGTTGCACGGCACGGTATTCCGGCCGGACGGACCAGCGAAGTCCGCGATCGTCCTGCAAGGCGGGTCGGACTGGCGGACGCGGGACAACCTCCGGTTGCAGGCCGAGATGTTCACGCGGCTCGGCGTGACGACGCTCGTGTACGACCGGCGTACCAGCGGTTATTCCAAGACCCAGCGCGATTACGGCGTGCTGGCGGACGATCTGGTCTCGGCGGTGCACGCGTTGCGGTCGCAGTCGGGAGCCGCGGAGGTTGGCGTCTGGGGCGTCAGCGAGGGTGCGTGGGTCGTGCCCGTCGCGGCGACGCGGACCGCGGACATTTCGTATGTGATCACCGTCGGCGGATCCGGGTGGGGCGGAGCCAGGCAGACCTCGTGGTACTGGGGGAATGTCCTTCGCCACCAAGGGATTTCCGGTTCGCTGCTGACGACGTTGCCGGTGCAGGGAACGCGCTTCGCGGTCGGGGCGGGGCTGTTTCCCGAGGCGGATTACGACCCGGTCCCGGTGTTGCGGCGGCTGAAACAGCCGATCCTGGCGTTGTGGGGCGACCTCGACATCAACCACGTGCCGGTCGAGAGTTCCCGGATCTTCGCGGACGCGCTGGCCGGGCACCCGAACCACACGATTCGGTTTGTCGCTGGCGGCGGGCCGGATCTGTACGCGACCAGCGATGCCGGGTTCGACCGGCTGCCTCGGGTCGTGTCCGGTTACCCGGCGGTCGTCGGCCAATGGCTGGCGGATCGGCAGGGCGTGCACGTGGAGACCGCGGCGTTCACGCAGTGGCCGACCGAAGCGCTCCGGCCGCTTTCCTGGTGGGAATCTGTTTGGGCGCAAGGGATCGCGCTCGCCTTGCTGCTTGGCGGGTTCGCGGTCGGCGGCGTGGTCGCGCTGGTGCGTCGCCGGGGGACCAGGTCGTCGCGGTGGCTGGCCGGGTTGGGAACGGCGACTGTCGCCGGGTTCGTCGGAATGCTCGGCTGGGCGCAGATGTCCGGGATGAAGGATCTCGGACCGGTGTTCGTCGGACGGCCGTTGCCGTGGCTTGCGGTGCAAGCGCTGGCGGTCGCGACGGTGGTGGTGTTGGTGGTGACCGCAACCGGGCTGCTGCGGAAACCGGACCGGCGGCGCGGGACGATCGCGCCGCTCGTGGCCGGGTTGGTGTTCGTGCCGTGGGCGGTCTACTGGGGACTGCTGCTCCCGTGA
- a CDS encoding cyclase, with protein MKAPHFYRLAALTAVAALPLALAAPASAATAINFDCQADAPVVGPQQVSLTQNADVTAPATVAPGGAFDVVIDPAPNTVPSDVGGNKVKNINTFALKFPIPANSTYVSADLAGGSGLGDTPPTISVANGVATLSFPGPIAGGSTFELPTITAHLKAGDSGTIETKLSGTSYSDPGLTFKAVASSIIGDVTAPTACFPNPSPVFTTTTIG; from the coding sequence ATGAAAGCACCTCACTTTTACCGGCTGGCCGCGCTGACGGCGGTCGCCGCCCTTCCGCTCGCCCTCGCGGCCCCGGCGTCCGCCGCGACCGCGATCAACTTCGACTGCCAGGCCGACGCACCGGTGGTCGGCCCGCAGCAGGTGTCGCTGACCCAGAACGCCGACGTCACCGCACCCGCGACGGTCGCCCCCGGCGGCGCGTTCGACGTCGTCATCGACCCCGCGCCCAACACCGTCCCGAGCGACGTGGGCGGCAACAAAGTCAAGAACATCAACACCTTCGCGCTGAAGTTCCCGATCCCGGCGAACTCGACCTACGTCAGCGCCGACCTCGCCGGCGGCTCCGGCCTCGGCGACACCCCGCCGACGATCAGCGTCGCCAACGGCGTCGCGACCCTGAGCTTCCCCGGCCCGATCGCCGGCGGTTCGACCTTCGAACTGCCGACCATCACCGCACATCTCAAGGCAGGCGACTCCGGCACGATCGAAACCAAACTGTCCGGCACCAGCTACAGCGACCCCGGCCTGACCTTCAAGGCCGTGGCCAGCAGCATCATCGGCGACGTGACCGCACCGACGGCGTGCTTCCCGAACCCGAGCCCGGTTTTCACCACGACGACGATCGGCTGA
- a CDS encoding helix-turn-helix domain-containing protein encodes MRADAARNRAAILTSARTLLIARGPEAGMDEIAAEAGVAVGTLYRHFPTKQDLVREIAEGLGTAIAEVLDTAAARVAAGQTTAADELLDLIRRVVVDLGEARLLRAALSNLSPEPLQTMREHATKAIESLIVAAHRDHALRPGISADDVGLLLATSPSADVPEPARQRWVELAWLALSDHRR; translated from the coding sequence GTGCGGGCAGACGCGGCACGAAACCGGGCGGCGATCCTGACGTCCGCGCGAACCCTGCTGATCGCCCGCGGCCCCGAGGCCGGAATGGACGAGATCGCCGCCGAAGCCGGGGTCGCCGTCGGCACCCTTTACCGGCATTTCCCCACCAAACAGGACCTCGTGCGCGAGATCGCCGAGGGCCTCGGCACCGCGATCGCCGAAGTGCTCGACACCGCCGCGGCCCGCGTCGCCGCCGGCCAGACCACCGCAGCCGACGAACTTCTCGATCTGATCCGTCGAGTCGTCGTCGACCTCGGCGAAGCACGCCTCCTCCGCGCCGCGCTCTCGAACCTCTCGCCCGAGCCGCTCCAGACGATGCGCGAGCACGCCACGAAGGCGATCGAATCCCTCATCGTCGCCGCACACCGGGACCACGCCTTGCGGCCAGGAATCTCCGCCGACGACGTCGGACTGCTCCTGGCCACCTCGCCCAGCGCCGACGTTCCGGAGCCCGCCCGGCAGCGCTGGGTCGAACTCGCCTGGCTCGCCCTGTCGGACCACCGTCGGTAG
- a CDS encoding oxidoreductase produces the protein MNEWFRLKKGSVAVVTGANTGIGFETARALAERGARVVLACRDPRKARDAARRIGPQAEVVRLDLASLDSVREAADELRARRDRIDLLINNAGVTNAPGRTADGFEMQFGVNHLGHFAWTALLIDRLLDVPGSRVVTVSSIAHRFGRIDPGDLRAASGYPASKLANLLFAYELAKRLRGTETASLAAHPGGATTEIFRHSPSAFRIANLAIARLFGRTPAMGALPTLRAATDPGASNGEYYGPGGLFEIRGYPELVKSSARSHDDDLQKRLWEASLRATGVTCPV, from the coding sequence ATGAACGAGTGGTTCAGGTTAAAGAAGGGCAGCGTCGCGGTGGTCACCGGCGCGAACACCGGGATCGGCTTCGAAACGGCTCGCGCGCTGGCTGAGCGCGGGGCTCGGGTCGTGCTTGCCTGCCGGGATCCGCGGAAGGCGCGCGACGCGGCGAGGAGGATCGGCCCGCAAGCGGAGGTCGTCCGGCTGGACTTGGCGTCCCTGGATTCGGTGCGGGAAGCGGCCGATGAGCTGCGCGCCCGGCGCGACCGGATCGATCTGCTGATAAACAACGCTGGGGTGACCAATGCGCCCGGCCGGACCGCGGACGGGTTCGAGATGCAGTTCGGGGTGAACCACCTCGGGCATTTCGCGTGGACGGCGTTGCTGATCGACCGGCTGCTGGACGTGCCGGGATCACGGGTCGTGACGGTCAGCAGCATCGCGCACCGGTTCGGCCGGATCGATCCCGGGGATCTGCGCGCGGCCAGCGGGTATCCGGCGTCGAAGCTGGCCAATCTGCTGTTCGCCTATGAACTCGCGAAACGCTTGCGCGGCACCGAAACCGCGTCTCTGGCGGCACATCCCGGAGGAGCGACCACGGAGATCTTCCGGCACTCGCCGTCAGCGTTCCGGATCGCGAACCTGGCGATCGCGCGGCTCTTCGGGCGGACGCCTGCGATGGGTGCGTTGCCGACGCTAAGGGCGGCGACCGATCCCGGCGCGAGCAACGGCGAGTACTACGGCCCCGGCGGGCTTTTCGAGATCCGCGGTTACCCCGAACTGGTCAAGTCCAGCGCGCGTTCGCACGACGACGACCTGCAAAAGCGATTGTGGGAGGCATCTTTGCGGGCGACCGGCGTCACCTGCCCGGTGTGA